The following are encoded together in the Lathyrus oleraceus cultivar Zhongwan6 chromosome 3, CAAS_Psat_ZW6_1.0, whole genome shotgun sequence genome:
- the LOC127131157 gene encoding probable protein phosphatase 2C 43: MTLRILREVVEDIENRFILFAERSFEQEYHKEDIGLVSSGCLICLIWRGIIYLANVGSSRAVLGSIEANGLSQKLCVTQLVRHHSCENPDIRNKLHAMHPGDNTLCQFTEVHLVLNYHANKDPSWTVKGLIETSRCIGYAYMKKALFTIARSFVNPMREQVIFGRPLLTSEPDVCSKVLKDTDSLIIFGSSGFWKLITNNYAAEIVNSSPRDDIAKILAVIAIEKGARKKKTKYSGIVEIPKGEHVDGCWGVQLQRSRHVYHNDITVIVVFFDNRPSSVRPEISCYTCSDFPYTTSEFTHFYNNNNMKV; encoded by the coding sequence ATGACACTAAGGATTTTAAGGGAAGTTGTTGAGGATATAGAAAATAGATTTATTCTATTTGCTGAGAGGAGTTTTGAGCAAGAATATCATAAAGAAGACATTGGCTTAGTTAGTTCCGGTTGTTTGATTTGCCTCATTTGGAGAGGGATTATCTATCTTGCCAACGTTGGAAGTTCGCGTGCAGTACTTGGTTCAATTGAGGCTAATGGTTTATCTCAGAAATTATGCGTGACTCAATTGGTTAGACATCATAGTTGCGAAAATCCGGATATTAGAAATAAACTCCATGCAATGCATCCAGGTGATAACACTCTATGTCAATTTACTGAAGTGCATCTTGTTCTTAATTATCATGCGAACAAAGATCCATCCTGGACCGTTAAAGGCTTAATCGAGACAAGCAGATGTATAGGATATGCTTACATGAAGAAGGCATTGTTTACTATCGCAAGATCATTCGTAAACCCAATGCGAGAACAGGTGATATTTGGAAGGCCTTTGTTGACCTCTGAACCAGATGTTTGTTCAAAAGTGCTTAAAGACACTGACAGCCTCATTATATTTGGATCCAGTGGATTTTGGAAATTAATCACAAACAATTATGCTGCTGAAATTGTTAACAGTAGTCCTCGGGATGATATCGCGAAAATACTAGCAGTAATTGCTATAGAGAAGGGGGCTAGGAAAAAGAAAACTAAGTATAGCGGCATTGTTGAGATTCCTAAGGGAGAACACGTTGATGGTTGTTGGGGTGTGCAACTTCAGAGATCTAGGCATGTCTATCACAATGATATCACTGTGATAGTTGTCTTTTTCGACAATAGGCCAAGCAGTGTGAGGCCTGAGATCAGTTGTTATACATGCAGTGATTTTCCTTATACAACTTCGGAGTTTACGCATttctataataataataatatgaaGGTATGA